CATGCCCGTCATCTCTCACGCTTGAGTTTGTGTTTATGGCAACGTGAACATGATTTGGCCGTTTACTTTGCCCTTGCCAaagtttttcagttttcaagTTCTGGGCTAACAAATAAGCCGCATTCCGGGCACACACttcaatttatattttgattACGTTTTGTTGCAGAAATACAATATCAGCACGGAGAAGTGCGGGGATCTGACTGTGGTAGTGCAGGTGAGTGGGTCCTGACCCTTTCGAGAGCCCCCCCTTATCCTCTGTCCTCGTCCTTGTGATTTAGGGCGACCTGTCGCAGCAGGAGAAGCGGGCCGTATTCATCACGGTCCACGACCTGGGCTGCAACCGTAAGTAGGCGGCTCCCGGGCGGAGCACTAATTGCCAGCCGTGGCGAGGTGACTAATTGAGCCATCCCGCCCCAGACAACTCCTTCCAGGAGTTCGTGAGCAGCCCCTGCATGACGGAGATCAAGGAGCGCTCCTGCTTCATCCATGTGGACGTGCCGGGACACGCGGACAACGCCCCCCTGTCCGACAGCTTCCCGTTCCCCTCGCTGCAGGCCCTGGGCGAGGACCTGGTGACCGTGCTGGACTACCTGCACGTCAAGTACGTGATTGGCCTGGGCGAGGGCGCCGGAGCCAACGTCCTGGCCCGCTTCGGACTGGCCCACCCCAGCCGGGCCCTGGGCCTCATCCTGATCAACGCCACGGGCAGCGCCGCCAGCGTGCTGCAGTCCTTCAAGAACAAGGTGAGTGGTGGTCGACTTAATTGGCTTTTGGCCAAGGTATCGCAGCTTCACGCTTCTAATGCCCCGAACAGCAAATTCAAATAGGGGGAAGAAAAGGTTTCAAAGGATAATTGTTCAAGTGTTCCGACATTAAAATATACCAATCCCTACGTgattctttaaaatattctatatctTTTTAAACGTATCTTTAAATAGTTGAATATACGAGTATGTATCTTTAATGCCATCTCTAAAGAGTTAAATACAAAAACGATGTGAAAATGGTccgatttaaaaatgtatctaCCCTAAATATTTTGTCAAATAAAACTGCAAAGGACATTAAACTTGTAtaccaaaaattaaattagcaAGATGTTTAGATCTTCATATTTAAAAGAACACTACTAGATTGCCTATTTGTTCAATGAAAGTAAGCTctgtatattttatattttaagcgGTTATTTTTCCAACGCCTTGTTATTTGTTGGGCTTAATTTCAAAATAGATTTTGCATCTGTAACATAACATAGATTATATTTACAGCATATACCAACATAACTTAAAGTTACGCACCACAGTAGTTAATCCGCCTTCCCTGTGTCATTGCAGTTTATAAGCTGGAAAAGCGACGAGGTGGCCCAGTCGGCTGAGAGCTTCCTGATGTACCACAAATTCGGACATGTAAGTAGTGGCAAGCAGATGAGGAGGGATGAGTCCCCATCCCCGCCGAGCTTTGATGGGCCATTGGCCTTGACGTGGAGTGCGTGTTGTCGTTGGTTTGATCTCAGTGTTGTACTCACTTTACCTTCTGTTCTATTTTATGTTTAAACCCAACTACCCACCGCCGAATCGAACTCTGTTCGTCTGCGCTTTCAGGTTTTGGAGGTAAACAGATCAAACGTCACTTAACTAAGTCTCTTCCTAAGCCAAACCATTCGCAAACCTCGCTAAATCGGTGCTGCAGTGCTCGCTAAAATTCGAACCCCTCATAGTTTTAGGTCCCCTGTTTTGAGGCATGTTTAACTGTTTATTTATTCGATGAATTTCTCGTTATTTTCTTCTAGAACTGGGTATGTACATAGTTTTCCCCTCCATCCATCCGACAAGAAATTGGCCTAAGAAAGAACTGTGCAACCAAAATtggaaatacaaatatttattcataACTCGCCCCATCCCTCATTTGCAATGTTGTTGTCTCTGCTTTTGTAATTTTTGCACGACTGTACTTTCCGTAGTTAATAGCTAAGAGTCGTAGTTCACTTTGAGGTATAGAATTTTATGTCTCATGCCAATGTTCTGCTTTCTAACACTGCCCACAAAAACCGGTGTACCACCGAACCTTACAGCAAATCATGGGCGAGAATCCGGACAAGGAGAAGATTGTGACCGAGTACCAGAAGCGTCTGCACCGATCCCTAAACAGCAAGAACGTCGGTCTCTATGTCAAAGCATTTATGAAGTAAGTTTG
This region of Drosophila subpulchrella strain 33 F10 #4 breed RU33 unplaced genomic scaffold, RU_Dsub_v1.1 Primary Assembly Seq354, whole genome shotgun sequence genomic DNA includes:
- the LOC119559890 gene encoding uncharacterized protein ZK1073.1 isoform X11, which codes for MSKPGAPKHGAGSSAAAAPEKISKYNISTEKCGDLTVVVQGDLSQQEKRAVFITVHDLGCNHNSFQEFVSSPCMTEIKERSCFIHVDVPGHADNAPLSDSFPFPSLQALGEDLVTVLDYLHVKYVIGLGEGAGANVLARFGLAHPSRALGLILINATGSAASVLQSFKNKFISWKSDEVAQSAESFLMYHKFGHNWVCT
- the LOC119559890 gene encoding uncharacterized protein ZK1073.1 isoform X9; translated protein: MSIADKRASFARRAESLVERKYNISTEKCGDLTVVVQGDLSQQEKRAVFITVHDLGCNHNSFQEFVSSPCMTEIKERSCFIHVDVPGHADNAPLSDSFPFPSLQALGEDLVTVLDYLHVKYVIGLGEGAGANVLARFGLAHPSRALGLILINATGSAASVLQSFKNKFISWKSDEVAQSAESFLMYHKFGHNWQIMGENPDKEKIVTEYQKRLHRSLNSKNVGLYVKAFMNRKDLTLKGCKVDVILITGMLSPYASMVEKLHRDVEKERVTILKIERAGDVLADAPGKVAQSILLFCKGQGLLTSVVMPGVDRGRAFSTASSGSFEGANGSRRLSRGISMEDYDKPNIRRLSIMNSELPKKE
- the LOC119559890 gene encoding uncharacterized protein ZK1073.1 isoform X6 translates to MSKPGAPKHGAGSSAAAAPEKISKYNISTEKCGDLTVVVQGDLSQQEKRAVFITVHDLGCNHNSFQEFVSSPCMTEIKERSCFIHVDVPGHADNAPLSDSFPFPSLQALGEDLVTVLDYLHVKYVIGLGEGAGANVLARFGLAHPSRALGLILINATGSAASVLQSFKNKFISWKSDEVAQSAESFLMYHKFGHVLEQIMGENPDKEKIVTEYQKRLHRSLNSKNVGLYVKAFMNRKDLTLKGCKVDVILITGMLSPYASMVEKLHRDVEKERVTILKIERAGDVLADAPGKVAQSILLFCKGQGLLTSVVMPGVDRGRAFSTASSGSFEGANGSRRLSRGISMEDYDKPNIRRLSIMNSELPKKE
- the LOC119559890 gene encoding uncharacterized protein ZK1073.1 isoform X7 — translated: MSIADKRASFARRAESLVERKYNISTEKCGDLTVVVQGDLSQQEKRAVFITVHDLGCNHNSFQEFVSSPCMTEIKERSCFIHVDVPGHADNAPLSDSFPFPSLQALGEDLVTVLDYLHVKYVIGLGEGAGANVLARFGLAHPSRALGLILINATGSAASVLQSFKNKFISWKSDEVAQSAESFLMYHKFGHVLEQIMGENPDKEKIVTEYQKRLHRSLNSKNVGLYVKAFMNRKDLTLKGCKVDVILITGMLSPYASMVEKLHRDVEKERVTILKIERAGDVLADAPGKVAQSILLFCKGQGLLTSVVMPGVDRGRAFSTASSGSFEGANGSRRLSRGISMEDYDKPNIRRLSIMNSELPKKE
- the LOC119559890 gene encoding uncharacterized protein ZK1073.1 isoform X8, giving the protein MSKPGAPKHGAGSSAAAAPEKISKYNISTEKCGDLTVVVQGDLSQQEKRAVFITVHDLGCNHNSFQEFVSSPCMTEIKERSCFIHVDVPGHADNAPLSDSFPFPSLQALGEDLVTVLDYLHVKYVIGLGEGAGANVLARFGLAHPSRALGLILINATGSAASVLQSFKNKFISWKSDEVAQSAESFLMYHKFGHQIMGENPDKEKIVTEYQKRLHRSLNSKNVGLYVKAFMNRKDLTLKGCKVDVILITGMLSPYASMVEKLHRDVEKERVTILKIERAGDVLADAPGKVAQSILLFCKGQGLLTSVVMPGVDRGRAFSTASSGSFEGANGSRRLSRGISMEDYDKPNIRRLSIMNSELPKKE
- the LOC119559890 gene encoding uncharacterized protein ZK1073.1 isoform X10, whose protein sequence is MSIADKRASFARRAESLVERKYNISTEKCGDLTVVVQGDLSQQEKRAVFITVHDLGCNHNSFQEFVSSPCMTEIKERSCFIHVDVPGHADNAPLSDSFPFPSLQALGEDLVTVLDYLHVKYVIGLGEGAGANVLARFGLAHPSRALGLILINATGSAASVLQSFKNKFISWKSDEVAQSAESFLMYHKFGHQIMGENPDKEKIVTEYQKRLHRSLNSKNVGLYVKAFMNRKDLTLKGCKVDVILITGMLSPYASMVEKLHRDVEKERVTILKIERAGDVLADAPGKVAQSILLFCKGQGLLTSVVMPGVDRGRAFSTASSGSFEGANGSRRLSRGISMEDYDKPNIRRLSIMNSELPKKE